Within Trichoderma atroviride chromosome 2, complete sequence, the genomic segment AATGACGTCCCCGCCGAAAAGGGATGAGATCCATGATTCCTATTGAGCCCCGGCAAATGACTAAGAAACGGCTCTCCTTTCTCTGTCGCCTCGCCGTCCTTATCTGTGCCGCCGTGAGATTTCCTCATTATCAGATGGGTGGTGATAGCGATGGTGATTGCGTTTGGTACATGCCAAGGTACAGCAGGCAGGCTACAAGGCGTGCTGCACGCCGATAAGCTCCCCGTCCCCTTTGTCTGGTGCCGTTCACAGCGGCTAACAGGCTGCGTATCAGCATGCAATAGATTGGCCCTGTTGCGCCACACTTGCTCACACCCCCTTCCTTCAGCACATCAACTTGTACCACCATGTACTGCAGTCGGCACGTCCATCCCATGGCCCTGGAATGGCCATCAATAGAATCGCAGAGAAGAACATGGCTATTTTTATTACCTACTGCCTACCTGCTCCTCCCCTTTAGAGGGACTAAGATGAAGTCAACCACCTAGTATAGTGCACTGGCACTTATTACCCTGATGCTAGTAGTCAACTAGCAAGGAAATTGCATGTTAAAATGCTCCGTGACATGGTGTCAGGTGATAGGTGCCTCCTACGCCATGGACGAACATCCCCCACGgccaagcaaacaaaaacaaagccaTCTATCAGCTTAGCTCCTTCTGTTCACaattcctctctctctcgtcttctgccGCGTGTATCCAGAAAAGCATAAACAGCTAGCACAAAGCAAATCTCGTACTGTACGGACAGCGTAATGCAAGGAACAGTGACGCTGCCGCGGGATCGCCACTGGGGGTGTATAtgcgtgtgcgtgtgtgtgtctgGGGAAAAGGATCTAGACAAGTTCTGGACAACAAACACGCAGGAACACGGCAAAAAGGCGGCATTTGCCCCTCTTCGTTCGTCTCATATCGTCATGGTCCATCATTGCTGTTCCCCAGAGGGAGATTCACACTAGACTCCTGAACACTCCGTATCGTATCGCCCTTTGTTTCTGATAAGCCCGCGACCTGCGTGTGTAGCATCCCGATTACCAAAATCCCTAGAGGGGCTTCTTATCGGAGAGGCTTGCAGGCAAAAACGGCTACCAAAAACGTCAGCACGTTAAGTAAACACGGGTGGGTAGCACAGCACAGGGAACAATCCGGAGTGAACATGTCTGTAACACTTAGGAGCTGTTTCCCACTTGAACTTGAAACACCGTTGGTGAACATGAATGAAGCCTCTCGGAAGCCGTGGATAGACGCATGGCTGAGCAATTAACGTCACACGGCCTGTGCGCCAAGCaacccagcagcagctagATATTCCCTCACATATACGAGGAGAAGCGCATAGCTCAGTATAAGGTCAAACGCGGTATCACTACAAACTTTGTGACAATTTTCATGCAGTCTACTACTCTCTATTTCAGCATATACACGGAATACGCAGCAAACTTCCACTCCTCGTTGCCATGCTCGTTCTGCACCTTTTTCACAGTCCCGTGCCCCGCCCACGCAACAGCGCTTGCGGCACCGTCCTTGGTCTTATACGACACTTCGCCGTAAAGCATCAGCTCGCACTCCCGCTTGTTGTCTGCCGATTCACTGAATTGTCCCGGGAAGACCTTTTGAACAGTGTGGCTCCTCTCTTGTACCACTGACCACATTCCGTTGCGCATTGTGCGGATGTCTGCGTGTTGTTGTCAGTCATTTGGACTAGGATGGTATATTCATTTTGAGGTAATTCATGTGTAGACATATGCCAATGAGCATATGAGATAGAAGAGTGAAAGTGAGGAtgtagaaagaaagaaaagaaaaagaggggaaaaaaaaaactgaccCTCTCGCCCAGTCGCCTTCGCAGGCCCAACAGCTATCTGCGCGTCCTCGGTGAACTGATCAACCCACAGCTCATTCAGGTCCTTGTTGTCGGATATTCTGTAAAAGTTGGTGATGAATGTCCGGATCTCGGGGTCGGGAAGGCCATCATGGACCGGGTACCGGGGAATGTATTGCGCATTTACTGAGCCAGAcattttcttaattttattctcAAAAGATTTGAGAATGAGGTGACAATTAATGCAGTCAGTATGCTGATGGAAGGCGATTTTTGATAAGTCCAGAGCGTCATTAACACTAGAGCTCTATATATCTTGGAATGAACTTCTTGTAGGGTCTAACTGAAGTCTTGGTAATCAAGGCGGCTTGGGCAACTTGTCAGCAAAAACGGATGTAGCACCTCAAAACTCCCGCCAGCCAGTCTTCATTCCGTCGGCGGTAATATACAGCAACATACCGCATACAACATCTCCGGCGGCGATAACATCTTCGCTATACTGAATACGTTCTAGGATTCTACGTTGTATATGCTCGTTTTGCGGTCCCTTACCCGCTTGGGGTCCTCTTCGAGCCGAACCCATCCGTACTCTGGCGGCAAAGTCTCTAATGTCGGCTACGGTTCCGACGGATCGGCTGCGCATCTCTCACTTTCCAATCATTAGTAACACAGATAATCGGTTGTCATGCACAAAACATCAATCATCATTTTCCCAATTGTTATttcaagaaaacaaaacggGAAAACAGGTCCCCTTTTATCGTATTCTGATGGCTGCTTGAAATGGTACTTAACCGCCCGCTTCGATATAGAGCCCCATTGTATTCCGTCCCAAGTATATCGTATCCCAAAGTCCTCATAACACCATGCTTCAAATCATTGACAATGTAGAAATAAACCGGgtggaaaatgaaaaaggaaaagaagtaGAAAAATTTAAACAATTTATTTCTTCACGCCCCGGGCATTAatttcccccttctctccaATATTGAGAAGTTTACGACAATCCGGGCAATACCACTTCGTTGTTCTTGCTGGGATTTCTGAAAGGCCTACACATTCGAGATGGAACCATTCTTGTTTACAGTTCTGCTTGCTTTGTCAGCGCGTCTGTTTCTCAGGGCATATTTCCGCGGAGATGGTGGCCCGCTCGTAGGAGAGAGAGCATCATAGGGTCATGGAGTGTAGACTTACATCAACGTTGTCGCACTGAATCATTGTGCCAAAACTCACTCTGTTGCACAAGCAGTACCGGGGTTCGTTGGGGTCAATGGGGTTGCCCTCATCGTCtacatcttccatctcctccgtcacttggcctttgtcttttttggtCGCAcgagccttcttcttcggcgccGCTTTCCGCTTGCCAACGGCGCTGTTACCGCCGCTGCTAGTCGTACTCACAATACCGGGGGCTGGGCGCTTAGTCCGTTTGCTCGGCTGCTTAAGCTCAGGGACTGGCGTGTTGCGAGCCGTGCTGGCACGCCGAGATCTATCAACGGCCAACGACGGCTGCGGTTCTTGGCTGGCCGCCTTGCCTCGTGAGCCCGGCCGGCGAGGGAGCGACTCTGGGGCAGGCGTTAATCTGGGGGTGCCACCGCGTGATGACGATTGCTTGGTGGAGTTTTCAGGCGCTGCCGATTGGTCTTGCGGCTGCTGAGGTGACGTGGACGCCGAGAGCTGCTGTGATCGCTTCGCAGCCTCTCCCCGCGTCTCACGTTTGCTCGCCTCTCGCCCCGGCAGCTCTCTAATCGCTGGCGGGGGAATTGGTGTGGTAGACACCCGTTGCTCCGTCTTAGGAAGGGGAACGGGGGTCTCAAACGGTGTCTTGACAGGCGTAggagtggtggtggtgaccGTTCCTGCGCCATTGGCTAGATTAGAGCCTGGTGCTGGAGACGTTGCGGACCGAGTCGTGACGGAAGATTGAGGAGGAATTGGTATGGGGACGGGAGTCTCCGACTGGGGAACAACGCCAACTACCCCAGATGTCGTTGCGACCAGGGGCGCAGAGTTGTCGGAGGAGGCCGAGCTGCTCTGGGGAATCATGCCTGGCAACGGCGGTGGGACCGGTGTCTCAGTCTTGGTGCGCTTTGCCGGTGGCcgcgatgacgatggcgctTCACCGCCTTCTACCGTCACCAATGGTCCTGCTGGAGctcctgctgccgccgtgTCGCCATTGGTCTCCCCATCAGCCTCTCTCTTGCGCTTAGATCTGGAATTGTTTCGCGGCTTTGGCTGCGACCCCGGGCTCTTGGCAGTCTCGGGCGTCATGCTGGAAGTCGAACTGCCGCCCAGGAATAGCTTTGCTGCTTGTTGCATCTTTCTGGCAGAttcttcggcctcttcagccGCAAGCTTCGCCAGCTGCTCCCGCTTaagcttcttcgcctcgtTGAGCTTCATTCCTCGGTTGCTAGTCGGCACCTCGGTGGCTACCAACGAGTCGACGCTTATTGCACCGGCAGGCATTTGTCGAGTCCCAGATTCGTTGTCAACGATGGGCGTTGGGACCGTCGGTTCAAACACTgtgccttcttcctctgccttcttcttcgcctctctATAGGCGTCCGGCCCACGATTCAAAGCCTTTAGTTCTCGTGCAATCATAGTCTCACTGGGGGTCCACGTAgcgttcttcttcatccgctTCCTTAGCTTTGCCAACTCGTACTGCGTCAACTGAAGCCATGGCGCATCAGGGCTGCCAATGACGGCATTCTCCGGCGGGGGATTGAGCAGTGCAGCGGCATTCGCAGCTGCCGCAGCACTCAGAGCAGGCGTAGCATATTGTCCGCGTGAAGAACGGCCTGAAGACTTTTGGCTCTTGTTGCTAACCAATTTGATCCGAGGCGTCGGGACTTGGATTCTGCGGTTCATGACCGGCGCTTCAGACTCTTCATCAGAGCTGATTTCGCTGTCATCGCTAAAGGTATCGTATTCAATTTCGTACGGCGCCAGAACCTCTCCGGGAACTGTAATTCGGGGCACACGAGACCGTCGCACTTTCTGCCCGTCTTCTCCCGTAGCTCTGACCGTCAGCTTCGCTCTCGTCATTTGAGGCGATCTCGGCTCGGCAGGGGTTTGATCTTCTGTGGGATAGTTTTCCATCAtcgccttgagcttggacaGGAGCGCCGTCGCCTTGTTGTAGTGACGATTCACATTCTCTGCCATCCTCGTTGCTTCTGCGTGGGCAAAGATCCTCGAGTCCAGAGCTTGGTTTAAATGTTCCGAGATGTCAGCGCGCAGCTGCACCGGAGATGGGCGCTCATGCGTCGGCACGCCGGGGAGCTGCCCCCATAATGTCGTCAAGTCGTCGATCTTGTGCGATGCATCTGCATATCGCTCGTCCAGTTTGCCAATCAGCGTCAGGGAGCGAATCATGTCGGCAGGAAGGTATTCCGTGAAGTCGAGGAAATCAGTAACGGTCGTCTGCGCATCGGGGTCTGCGCGTGCCGTGAGAACGCTGCTCACCGGCCCCATGGAAGGGCCCTCGGCGAGTTCAAACGTCGCAGTCTTGGTCTTTGGAGAAACAACATCCTCATTGTCGATATCGGCTTGGGGGCCTGCGGCGGGCTCAGCTGGAGTCGCCATGTTTGGCAGTGCGGCTTTGGCACCGGTATCGCGCGCGGCAAGTTCCCAGCTGGCGCTGGGTCAGATCAGAGTTTCTCAAGCTGATGATAGTCGCACTCAAGGGCGTCCATTTGGCGGCGCTTTTTTGG encodes:
- a CDS encoding uncharacterized protein (EggNog:ENOG41), with protein sequence MSGSVNAQYIPRYPVHDGLPDPEIRTFITNFYRISDNKDLNELWVDQFTEDAQIAVGPAKATGREDIRTMRNGMWSVVQERSHTVQKVFPGQFSESADNKRECELMLYGEVSYKTKDGAASAVAWAGHGTVKKVQNEHGNEEWKFAAYSVYMLK
- a CDS encoding uncharacterized protein (EggNog:ENOG41) yields the protein MATPAEPAAGPQADIDNEDVVSPKTKTATFELAEGPSMGPVSSVLTARADPDAQTTVTDFLDFTEYLPADMIRSLTLIGKLDERYADASHKIDDLTTLWGQLPGVPTHERPSPVQLRADISEHLNQALDSRIFAHAEATRMAENVNRHYNKATALLSKLKAMMENYPTEDQTPAEPRSPQMTRAKLTVRATGEDGQKVRRSRVPRITVPGEVLAPYEIEYDTFSDDSEISSDEESEAPVMNRRIQVPTPRIKLVSNKSQKSSGRSSRGQYATPALSAAAAANAAALLNPPPENAVIGSPDAPWLQLTQYELAKLRKRMKKNATWTPSETMIARELKALNRGPDAYREAKKKAEEEGTVFEPTVPTPIVDNESGTRQMPAGAISVDSLVATEVPTSNRGMKLNEAKKLKREQLAKLAAEEAEESARKMQQAAKLFLGGSSTSSMTPETAKSPGSQPKPRNNSRSKRKREADGETNGDTAAAGAPAGPLVTVEGGEAPSSSRPPAKRTKTETPVPPPLPGMIPQSSSASSDNSAPLVATTSGVVGVVPQSETPVPIPIPPQSSVTTRSATSPAPGSNLANGAGTVTTTTPTPVKTPFETPVPLPKTEQRVSTTPIPPPAIRELPGREASKRETRGEAAKRSQQLSASTSPQQPQDQSAAPENSTKQSSSRGGTPRLTPAPESLPRRPGSRGKAASQEPQPSLAVDRSRRASTARNTPVPELKQPSKRTKRPAPGIVSTTSSGGNSAVGKRKAAPKKKARATKKDKGQVTEEMEDVDDEGNPIDPNEPRYCLCNRVSFGTMIQCDNVDNCKQEWFHLECVGLSEIPARTTKWYCPDCRKLLNIGEKGEINARGVKK